Part of the Stigmatopora argus isolate UIUO_Sarg chromosome 3, RoL_Sarg_1.0, whole genome shotgun sequence genome, AGTGCTTGTCATTGGGCCCACGATTGGCTGATCATagtaggctgggataggctccagcacccccgcgaccgtTTTCGGTCACAAGTGAGTGGAAGTCCAGCTTTCTTCTATTTTCCCATTCAGGAAGTTAAAGGAGGTGCGTTTGGATCGCACGCATCGCGAAGGGCTGGGCCTGAGCGTCCGAGGGGGTCTGGAATTCGGATGCGGTCTCTACATCTCGCAGATCGTCAAAGACGGGCAAGCCGGAAATGTCGGCCTACAGGTTGGTGGAGTTGAAATGCGAGCGCCCGGACGCCGCTTGACCTTTTCCCGCCCCACTTTTGGACGCTCCAGGTGGGCGACGAGATCGTCCGCATCAACGGATACTCCATCTCTTCCTGCATACACGAGGAAGTCATCAGTTTGATCAAGACCAAGAAGATCGTGTCGCTCAAAGTTCGACGTGCGTAAAGTCGGCCCGGATCGCCATcccaaagatgttttttttaacgtgtcttttgttttttttacttttttgtagATGTGGGGATGATTCCTGTAAAAAGGTACGTCGCCTCATTTGAGCAAATGAAACGACTATCAACTATTTTGCTCATTGATTATCCATGCAGCTAAAAGTCATCATTATTTTAGCCATTTCATGCTAAATATTCccttttgattttattattatatttttataacttaaaaaaatacttattattctcattatttcctaattcaaaaatattttaatcatttgaaataaaatgtcaaatcatCAAACAAACGTACAAACAAAGCCATTTCATCAGAAATATTCTCTCATTATTTTAAGATATTTCAACATCTGTCCTCATGAAATGTGGCCATTattataacataaaaaaaaaaaagaataaatctgCTCAAGGATTGAACAAGTTAACCTTCTCCTTCCGTTGTTCAGCTCGTCGGACGAAGCCCTCAAATGGCAGTTTGTGGATCAATTTGTGTCCGAATCTGGGGTGAGAACATCTCGGAACGGGTTAAAAACCCCAAGCGCGCCCGTCCGCTCCTCGGCTAGCTCCTCCCCCTTTGGCCACCCAGGAGAAAAAAAGCAGCGTGGCCGGCTTGGTCTCCATCGGAGGGAAGGAAATCAAGGAGAAGAAGGTCTTCCTCAGCCTGGTGGGCACCAAAGGGATGGGCATCAGCATCTCCAGCGGTCCCACGCAGAAACCGGGCATCTACATCAGCAACGTCAAGGCGGCTTCGCTGTCGGCCGAGGTTGGACTTCAGGTGAGACGGACGGCGTGGCTTTGCCTCATCTGGCGTGGCCACGCCCACacttcttttgcttttttttccagattggAGACCAGATCGTGGAGGTCAACGGGGTAGACTTCACCAATGTGGACCACAaggaggtcattttttttttttttttttttgatagagCTAGCTGCCACacgtcaaaaatcatatttggtaGTGGGTACATAGATGTTTTTTGATTTTGTGATTCTTTTTCCCAGTAGCATTTACTAGAAAAATAAGGCTTTGTAAtggttttcaaaatgtttcaatagttaattcttgcaaaggaataaatcaaacaaacagCATATTAATTATTACTCACGGTTTCGTTTTAGCTACTGATGAGAATGCACACGTGtcgttgaaaaggaagtgagcatgctactttcaaaataattgaacgaTTTGACTACATGCAAAATgcaacatttatttacattatttacattttgatattaaACGTCATTGTAAGGTAAATTGGCGAGACAAATACAAAaacttttaacattttcattttttttcatgtaaattgctgaaaaaaaatattgcttggtttttatttatttatttgattttcctagttttgatacaaaatgcgtaGTGTTTAGCAGTTTGGTAAAGACGGGTGTAGTAAAACTACGGAAGATTTGTAATTTTTGGTAGCTCTGTAGATAGTAAATACATTGATGAAATGTCAGATATTTGTGACAGCTAATGTAGCTAAAGTGAGCTTTTTGCTTTCTTCTTTCCTTTGATAGGCTGTGAGAGTCCTGAAAAGCAGCAGGAGTCTGACCATTACTGTTCTGACTGGGGCTGTAAGTCAACACAAAATACTtcacttgaatttcttttgtatcctGAGACCAATTTTTCTTATAGCggcatttcgtaacctgaatattttgtaagtggAGGTAGCACTCTCTATCAGTTTTAGGTACTTGTATGTGGAGGGATACTTGCCGAAAAATACGGGAGTGGGAGTAATTTTGACTGTCATTCTTGACGTAGCCCCAAGATTGGGAcggaaagggattttttttttcggggaACGGAAATGAAAACTCATTCTCGATCAGGCGCTGAACATTTCGGCAGCTCGTCGAGATCGGTTTTGTTTTGGGGCAAAACCGGGCTTTTTTTCTGGGCTGACGGGGAGGACATTCTGAACGCTCAGGGCAGCGAACTGTTCATGACGGACGAAGAGCGTCTGGCGTTGGAGGCGCGGAGGGAGCTGGAGCGACAGGAGCTCATGCATCAGAAGAGGCTGGCCCTGGAGACCAACAAGATTCTCAAAGAGCAGCAGGAGAAGGAGAGGCAGTGAGTCCCAAAAAATGTCTCCCTAAAAATCActcaaatggaattttattCTTAACTTCTTTTTCAAAATGACACGTTTTGTATACTATTTATCTGAAACATTGAGTCATGATTTCAGTCTTAAAGTCTTAAAAGTACAAAATGTTTCATAttcaatatttcaatatttttaaattttgtaaaattcatttttaaaccaatcattttaattttttttaccttgcaaaaatattttttctatattttccaaatattattttcccaattttttcaaaatttatttatatatttgtctttttaaaaatagaatttaaCGTATATTTTCCCGAAATGATTttctagaattaaaaaaatccttcagtTAGATCGagttttctttcaaaatgatGGACTATATATGTTAGTACTTTACTATATTTTCCCCAAACGCTCTATTTTTGAAATTTCAGAAGGAAGATGGAAATCTCCCAAAAAgccgcagaagaagaagaacgctACAAACAAGAGATGGAACGGTAATGGCCGGCGCTTGTCCGCTTTCCCATCCAGCGTTCGCTAACCCGGTCGCCGGCCGTTCCGTAGAATCGAGGCGGCGGAAAACAAACACCGACGGGAGTGGGAGGAGGACTACGGCCCCCCCGAGCGACCTCGCCCGGCGCCCGAGATGACCAGCGCCTCGCCGCCCAAGGCCAAGAGTTCTCGTGAGTTTCCCGTTTTCTACGTTCTGGCGTGGCCTCCTTTTCCTTCTTGAGGCTCCCTTTTGTTCCCACGGCAGCCGAACCGTTAGAGCCGGAAGCCGGCTCATTAGACGCCTACGAGGCCGAGGAGAACGAGCAGGACGAGCGAGTGAGTGCGAGGGGAGGGTCCGCAAAAGAGGCGGGGCTAGACAATCCTCTGTGAATTTCCTCTGACAACCAAGCGGAACAGTTTCGCAGCACGCTTTAAGTCAggcgtgtcaaactcattttggttGGCGGCCAAATTCACGCCAATTAGACGGAgccgtttatttttggcccaaaaagtcaaTTCACTTGccaccattgacggcaatagacgtccaatccatttggactaaattaatttttttgcactCAGGCGCTTTGCACGTCCGCCTctcagggttcaatccccaccCAGTGGATTCTGTCCTTCCCTTGTGAGTTGTTTTTCCCCCatgcctgtgtggcttttctccgggtactcccaaaaaaaaacatgctaggctaatgggATGGCAAATTGTGCCTATGTATGATtgggattggttgtttgtctcattgtgccccgggattggctggtcaccgattcagggtgtctccttcCTGGTGCCAatacttagctgggatagattccggcacccccggcgacccttgtggggatatgCGGGACAGAAAATGATGAAAGCAGATGATTTTTCTCCAAAGTCATTGCTGATGAATGTGGTTTGTGGCGGTTTCTTGGTCTTATTTTGCTTCATCTCCGTAGCATTTGGCTGGTTTTACCGATACGAGGGGAAACTTCCTTCATTCCGCAAGGTATTGTCCACTTCTTTGTGTGCCCTGAGTGAATCTTTTGGATTTGAGTTGCAGtggtttgattttttaaaacgtGCAAGCGGACGGGATGCACGTTTTGCCGTGGCTTTTGCGCCGATGGGCAGACGTCTGTTTTGACTTTGGCCGACGTTTGACGCCGCAGAAaggggagaagaagaagaaaaagaaaagaatgtcTGGTGGCGGTGGCGTTGACACGTTGCAGGAACAGAGGAAAAACAAGAAGGAGATGGAGTTCGAGATCAAATTGGCCAAGGAAAAAGAAGAGATGTATGAGCGAGAGAAGCAGTTGAAGATCAACAGGCTGGTTCAGGAGGTAAAAAGAGGAGcaaacattttggccaaaatgccgataaaaaaaaaatggcctcccAATTCTGACTTTGAAGTGCAATTGCTGAATTTCAAGTCAGATGACAGAATTTAATGTCAATATTCGGAATTGAAATGGAGAATTACATTCAGATTTCTGACTTCATTTCCAGAATTCTGATTTTGGACTCCGAATTCTGGAGAATGCACACCTTGCGTATTCTTCGAATTTGGACTTTATTCTCTCCAATgtgactttgtgtgtgtgttttttgcgCGGCGGTGAATCGGGATGCTCGTACGGCAGGTCTCCGAGACGGAGAGAGAAGATCTGGAAGAGTCGGAAAAAGTCCAACACTGGGTTGAATGTCTTTGTCAGACGCGCTTGGAGCAAATATCTTGCGTGGAGAGCGAGTCGCCTGAGGTACTCGCAATACTTTCTCTTCACATTTATCAGGAAATTATTGCCAAGCGGAGAAATTCACttcattatttaaatttttatgattttggaacgactttttctttttaaaatgacagtaTATGTCTTCATTCCCGTAATTGTACCACATCACTTTTGTAATATTACTGAAATGCTAAAAAACGACAATTGCCATTGAGATGGCTGTGGATTTTGGGCTATTGCTTCCATTTGCATTTTCCACCCGTGTAGTTGTCCCCCCCGCTGTCGCCTCCCTCGGAGCCTAGAGTCAAACGCTTCCCCGGGGGCTTGCGCCTGCCCACCACCGACCTGGACGACATCGACTTGGACGGCGTGGACCGGAGCCCGACGGGGCCCCCCAAGAGAGCGGCGGCCCCGGCGACCCCCGCCGGCCCTCCGCCTCTGCCTCTGCCCCCGCCTTCGCCCAATCTCAGACCCGAGCGTACTCCTTCCCGGAAGCCCCCTTCCGCCTCATCCGGAGGTGGGTGGTCCCGCCTGCCTTTACCCGGTTCCGTTTCATCGTCAAATCAATCAAAGAATGCTCTCTTAAAAATGCCATTTATGTGACATTTTGGATGACTACTTCTTCTTGAGTCATcttgttttgaattcaaagtatAACACTACTTTTTGCTTACTCTACCACGACCGACAAAGGAGGCGGACCCCGAGCCTCCGGATCCTCCCCCAAGCCGCACCCGCCGCCcccacctcctcctccgcccCCTCCGCCGCCCCCGCCCCCTCCGCCCCGACGCGGTCGCCCGTCTTCGCCCGAGCGCAGGAGCGAGTGGGAGGCGGGCGCCTACCTCCCAAGGGGCGGCATGTACTCCCAAATGTCCTCCCACCCGTCCAGTCCCCAGGTCGGAGCTCCTCGTGTTGGGCTAGCTTCAAACCTGTGATtggcattagcattagcattagccaaTAGGCGGCCATCACAGTTTTGTAGGCAGCAAATCAACAAATGGCTCTTCCGTGCATCCTCTTGGTGTGTTGAAATACTCACTTTGGCTCCTCTTTAACTCATTGCTTTCTATTGGCGTCCAATCCGATTGAAGTGGgaggttggcagtgaatgaacctTTATTCCTACTTGTGATAAAGTCATTGGTCGCAGGCTGCATGGCCACAGGAAGAAAACATTTGCCAATCGATGATTATAAAAGTCCAATCCTTAACATGGAGGGACGGCAGCTACTGTTATTCTCCtacttcaattggattggaggcatacctgtcaacctctgccgataactgcccttataaatgattatgattccccttacaaacccccaaaaaaccttacaaacactgtacgactcgtacggtgtttgtaagtttttttgggggtttgtaaggggaatcataatcctttataagggcagttatcggcagaggttgacaggtatgtggagGTGAACTATTCAGAAACTCATTGGTGTCAAAGTTGTTAACTCGTTGACTGCCATCCTCTTGGCGTGTTGCAATTTGTTGCAGAAATGAACTGCCATTGACTcaagatagatgtccaatccgtttgaagcgggaggcTTGACAGCGGATAGACGAGAGTTCATTCGCTGTCAGCAGTCGgacgattggacatctatcaccgtccGTGATGTGTATTGGTCGTGCAGTGGTTATCTTTTGTGTTTTGGTAGTGCAGTGGTTATGTCTTTTTGCtttggttgtctttctgctagcttttttttttacaagacagGTGTCAAACTAGTGGCCCCGGGGTCAGATCTGACACCCAAAAAGTGGTTTTGCTTGGTCAGTAAATTCATTTCTCTTCATTGTTGTGTTTAAATGTGGTTCAGGTTGCGAGAACTACTTCCCACGCTAGCCGCATTTCCACTCCTTCCTTGGTGAGTCCAAATACGCCTTTGACATTTATGAGTTTGTCCTATCACGTAACTCCCCACCGCATTAAATCTCACGAGCTGCCATGGGTGAACCAGAGTTGCTCTAAAAAATGATCTTGCTACCCTCAAAACATCCTAAACTCATTTTATAAAGGCTCACGTTAGCTGCCGTGAACGGGGATATCGTCGAAAATCAACAGAACGTGACCAAGAAGTGCCCtgatatcaacaagaagtgacccataAGAGAAGCTGACCTGGAATtgcctgtaaaaaaacaaaaagtcagaCTAAATAATACAAAAGAATTGCCTCATGGCCAACAGGAATGGGCCACAAACCAATAGGACGTTACCCAGAATGAAcagaaaacaggaagtgacctggaagtaCACGTAAACCCAAAGAAAGCGAGCCTAAATAATCAGGAAGTAAAAATACTATACCCCAAAATGAACCTAATGCAGCAGCTGACCCGAGAGCgagtgccccaaaatcaacaggaagtgaccctagTCAAGAGAAATGACCCagaatttttcttcttttgtctttCAGCCTGCAGAAATGTTGAAACGGATGGTGCCGTTCAACTCGTCGTTTAAATCCCACAAAAAATCCCAAGTAATTCCCCACTTttgccctaaaaaaaacaaccttcccAACTTTCCTCCATGGCAAAGGTGTCAAAGTTGAAAAATGTGCCTTGGCATTCGTTTCttgccaaaataaaatgttctcTTTTGTTCTCCATC contains:
- the LOC144071770 gene encoding harmonin-like, which gives rise to MERKVAREFRHKVELLIENEAEKDYLYDVLRMYHQSMDLPVLVGDLKLVINEPKRLPLFDAIRPLIPLKHQVEYDLQTPKRSRKLKEVRLDRTHREGLGLSVRGGLEFGCGLYISQIVKDGQAGNVGLQVGDEIVRINGYSISSCIHEEVISLIKTKKIVSLKVRHVGMIPVKSSSDEALKWQFVDQFVSESGEKKSSVAGLVSIGGKEIKEKKVFLSLVGTKGMGISISSGPTQKPGIYISNVKAASLSAEVGLQIGDQIVEVNGVDFTNVDHKEAVRVLKSSRSLTITVLTGAGSELFMTDEERLALEARRELERQELMHQKRLALETNKILKEQQEKERQRKMEISQKAAEEEERYKQEMERIEAAENKHRREWEEDYGPPERPRPAPEMTSASPPKAKSSPEPLEPEAGSLDAYEAEENEQDERGFQKYLEDFDPHSMFSSEQIGGRDVRLLRIRKVGQLDLALEGGADSPLGKLVVSSVYEGGAADKHGGIVPGDELMAVNGKILLDAPLGEGQNSLAKAWNSGGDWIDVVIALSPPKHYEDEVTFF
- the LOC144071771 gene encoding uncharacterized protein LOC144071771 → MGWQIVPMYDWDWLFVSLCPGIGWSPIQGVSFLVPILSWDRFRHPRRPLWGYAGQKMMKADDFSPKSLLMNVVCGGFLVLFCFISVAFGWFYRYEGKLPSFRKKGEKKKKKKRMSGGGGVDTLQEQRKNKKEMEFEIKLAKEKEEMYEREKQLKINRLVQEVSETEREDLEESEKVQHWVECLCQTRLEQISCVESESPELSPPLSPPSEPRVKRFPGGLRLPTTDLDDIDLDGVDRSPTGPPKRAAAPATPAGPPPLPLPPPSPNLRPERTPSRKPPSASSGGGWSRLPLPGSVSSSNQSKNALLKMPFM